In one window of Juglans regia cultivar Chandler chromosome 3, Walnut 2.0, whole genome shotgun sequence DNA:
- the LOC118348031 gene encoding uncharacterized protein LOC118348031, translating into MDEELSELWNKFSLTEEERYEIVITDQDIETNMERGKLCLVGKVIADKKINKDAFKNMLVKVWKSCPGPKIIEVGENLYVFEFQTEKIGGRIGSTIGRVIEVEADSDGNCWGKWIRVKVEMDLLKPLIRGKIVELLGQKNFIQFKYERLPRFCFKCGVIKHGVQGCVGMYNQQAENKEYMMQQYGS; encoded by the exons ATGGATGAGGAACTTTCAGAATTATGGAACAAATTTTCCTTAACTGAAGAGGAAAGGTATGAGATAGTTATTACTGACCAAGATATAGAGACCAATATGGAGAGAGGGAAGTTATGTCTGGTGGGAAAAGTAATagctgataaaaaaattaataaggaTGCTTTTAAGAATATGTTGGTAAAGGTGTGGAAATCTTGTCCTGGACCAAAGATTATTGAAGTTGGAGAAAACCTTTATGTGTTTGAATTCCAAACTGAG AAAATCGGAGGTCGAATTGGATCTACAATAGGTAGAGTTATTGAGGTGGAGGCTGATTCAGATGGGAATTGTTGGGGGAAGTGGATTAGAGTGaaagttgagatggatttacTGAAGCCTTTAATAAGAGGAAAGATTGTGGAACTGCTTGGACAGAAAAACTTTATTCAATTCAAATACGAAAGGCTTCctagattttgttttaaatgtggggTTATTAAACATGGAGTGCAAGGATGTGTGGGGATGTATAACCAGCAGGCAGAAAACAAAGAATACATGATGCAACAGTATGGCTCATGA